Part of the Montipora foliosa isolate CH-2021 chromosome 13, ASM3666993v2, whole genome shotgun sequence genome is shown below.
GGCATCCACTTCTCCAGGTGACTCAACATAATCCGTTCCATGCAACTAACGGCCTGATCTACACCCTGAGACTGATAAACCTCACTCCAGTCTTCCTCTGCTAGTGCTTTATACAAATCCTGTTTGCGGTGCTCTCTCTGGTCACGGATCTTGACTTTCCGCCGAACTGGACGAAGCTTTGTTCCTGCTGGTAACACCACGCCGGTATGATCGCTTTTAGTTAACATGGTGAAAGGACGACACCTTCCAAATAGCTCTGCTCGATTAGATAAACAATTATCTAATCTAGACTCTCCACGCGTGGGAAAATCTACCAAGGCATTCCATCCAGTCAACTGTTCAAACTGTTTGATGTTTAGTTGATTTAAATCTCCGCCGCACACAACAACAGTTCCGGGATGACAGTCCATTGTTTGATCAACAAAAGACAATAGATGGTTCATTAAGTCACCTTCATTGTAACTGTGCTTTGGAGGATTATAAACACCGCAGATTAAAAAGCGATGTCCCGTGGGAAGACGCAAAGTTACGCATATGATTTCATAATCAGTTGAGCGGTAAACATCAAGCACTGTCAGAGTTTTCCTGATATAAATCGCAACACCGCCTTTATTCCGCATATCCTTTCCTGACCAATTCCTGTCCCTGCGAAAGACTGCATAATCGGCGATGTTAACCACCGCATCGGGTTGTGCCGGTTTTAAATGAGTTTCGGACACGATGCACACATCAATATCATTGTTCCGCATATCTGCCTCCAAGGCTACAGGAGCTCTTACTCTATTTTTGGTCTTCGACAGACTGCATATGTTTACAAACATGCAGTTAGGTACTGCAAAAAGCGAAGGGCTGTTCTTCCTCTTTACTGGCGCTCTGTGTAATGCAATGAGACATCTCTTAGCGTTTAGTTCTTTAACGGGACAGGACTTCACCGGGCGACGAGATTTCACAACTTCTATGGCTTGACCATCCCTTGCAGTGAGACATCTCTTAGCATTTAGTTCTCTATCCCTTGCTCTTTCGTTAGGATTCAAAAAAGCGTCTGCTGCCCTGTTTTTAACCCTGCTTCGCCCTCTGTACCTTAAAATTCCCAGCTGTTTCAGAGTATTCAGCACGGGAGCTTGAGGTTTCAACGCGAACCTTCGTAGAGACAATAAATCGTTTCGACTCCGGAACAAGATCGTATCTGCACCGCCGTTACTGCAGTCCCTATGAGCGGTGGTTAAGTCCACTCCATCCACAAGCCGGTTCTCTTGATGTCCATCTTGGGGTCCAGGATTAGGGTGAATGTCAGGCATAGTAAGCAACGTACTAAGCAGCACAGAATCTTCAGGTGCCGCTAAATAAACCAAGCCTCTAGAATCCCAGCGAACCACACACCTTTTAAGTCGATGGTTGAGCACAAAACTGTGTGAAATCACAGGCTTTGCAGTCCAGCAGTTGGAGTAACAGGTAAGATTTCCGTTAAGAGCATTATGTCGATCATTAAAAGCTAATACATTGATAGAAACGATAAAAAATACAAGAGCTCTCACGAGCGTGGCAGCCATCTTGGCATGCATACATTACCCCACAATTCATTACCCCACAATTCattaccacacaattcagtgccttctgattttctgtggCACGTACCACAGGagacccagtgtatgcttcacggaagcatctcgttttccttttaattCTTGCTCAACCGTTtctattctttttcttttcagatgACAAAGTATCGTGGTATCAGTTGTACTTTCCTTCTATAATGTGTTCCAATTAGACCTTAGTCTCATTTTCAGATTTCCTGGAAAGTTTTCCTGCCTTCGTCTTACCGCATTTGTTTTGTAAAGGGTTTTTAGCTCTTCTCTTTTTTCCACCCAGGTTACTATGTGCTGTTCATTGAGATGAATACAGGCAAATATTTGCAATAAATctagttttaaattttaaattcctTCCATTGATTTGTGATTGGGGAGCAACTACCACAAGTTAATTATCAGAAGTCGTTGTAATTTTTTCGAGCACGTGACGTAACAGAAAGTGGTCTATGGCGACGAAATAACCATTCCTTTCAAGAAATAAGATGCAATTTCCATTTACTCGTTTAACACAATGGAAATAAAAAAGGataactttatttcaatgcAACTTTTAATATGATCTCTTAAGACTGAGCACCCGAACAACATAATAACGCTAATAACAATAAGTAAGAAAACTCAATAACAGTTGTCAAAATGGAATATGACAGCTTACTTTCCTTCCAATCAAAATGTTACCTAAGCCCCGGCCAAACGATCGCAACATGCCAAcacaacatatcgcaacattgttgggcgcaacatgttgcgtgcgtttggccatcTTGTTGCGACATGTTGGCCGTTGTTGGCTCAAATTTGACCAGTTTAAAACTTGAGCCAACAACacccaacatgttgcaacacatcgcaacacggtggccaaacgcacgcaatattttgtgcccaacaatgttacGATATGTTGCGTTGACATGTTGCGATCGTTTGGCCGGGATTTTAGGTTAATTCACCCCAGAGAATGCGACTTACTAACAACAAGATCGCTTTAGGCTACATGCACTTGAAAAATGACTTCACGCTCATAAGAACAAGTTGAAAAAAGTCAATAACAGTTGCCAAAATGAAATATGATTCAGACGCGTGGCGTCCCACacgcatatacgcacgtgcgtatttaGCATGCGCTTTTTAGCAGCGTCTTTCGTCGAAAAACGCTGCTGAGCGCATGCTCGAGGATCCAGAACCAAAACAACGTGTTTGCGGCTGGTTTagtcaaaataagggcaagacgctttgttctttgtttgtattcacacaactttttcaaaaaaagaaataatgaaCGCAGCatttttcgctcagtttacttGTTTCTAGATcttatgtacttgtgcgtattCGAAAAatatgaccacgctacgcgcctgtaATTTACCCCCGAGGATGCGACTTACTAACAACAAGATCGCTTTAGGCTACATGCACCTGAAAAATAACTTAACGCTTGTAAGGACAAGTCGGAAAAGTCAATAACAGTTGCCAAAATGAAATGATGTGATAACTCACTTTTCACTATCTTCCGCCATTTAAAACGTTACCCACAATGTAGGTTAAAATTTTCCTGCGCATGCGTCGTTCATATTTAATGCGATTGACCAACAACGATAATAACAGCAAAGTTAGATAACTAGTAAGAGTTGCCCGCAAAATGAAGTAATATGACAGCTCACTTTACACTATCTTCCATTTAAATTGTTACCGAGGTTACATTATCCCTGTGCGTGCGTcgttcatatttaattcgagtGACCAACAACGATAAGTGAAAGCAACTTATATCACTAATAAGAGTTGCCCGCTCACAGCTCACTATATACTATCTTCCATATGAATTGTTACCGAGGTTACATTATCTTGTGCATGTGTCGTTCATATTAAATCCGATTGACCAACAACAGTAATAACAGCAAGTTAGATAACTAATAAGAGTTGCCAAAATAAAATGATATGAAAGCTCACTTTACACTATCTTCCATTTCACTGAATTGTTACCGAGATTACATTATCCCTGTTTATACGTAATTCGATTGACCAACAACGATAGTGAAAGCAACTTAGATAACTAATAAGAGTTGCCAAAATAAAATTATGACAGCTCACTTTATACTCCCTTAAGATGTAGGTTACATTACCCTCTGCATGCGTCGTTCACTTTAAACTACCTTCCATTTAAGATGTTACTTAGGTTGCATCATCCCTGTGTATGCGTCGTTTACTTTAAACTACCTTCCATTTAAGATGTTACTAATAGGTTACATTATCCCTGTGTATGCGTCGTTCATATTCAATTCGATTAACCAACAACGTTTATAACAGCAAGTTAGATAACTAATACGAGTTACCATAATGAAATGACATGACAGCTCACTTTACACTATCTTCCATTTCAGATGTTACCTAGGTTACTTTATCCCTGTGCATGCGTCGTTCAAATTTAATTCGATTGACCAAAAACGACAGTGAAACTAAGTTAAATAACTAATAAGAGTTGCCAAACTGAGATGATACGACAGCTCTCTTTAAAATATCTTCTATTTGAGATGTTACTTTGGTTATACTTAGGTTACATTATCCCTGTGCATGCGTcgttcatatttaattcgacTGAGCAACAACGATAGTGAAAGCGGCAACTTAGATAACTAACAAGAGTTGCCAAAATGAAATGATGGCAGCTCACTTTATACTATCATCCGTTTCAAATGTTACCTTGCCTGTTAGTTTCCCTCTGTGCATGCGTCGTTCATACTTGATGCGATTGACCACTGTGTCTACTGTCAAGTTGTTTTCAGGATCTTTTTGCTTCTGCTTTTTCGGCGTTTCCTTTGGAACTTGATTCTTTGAGCTTGAACTCTTGTCATCTTCATTGGGACGCATGACCTGGCGCAGCTGTTTACAGGCGAGAACGGAAGACTTTGACTTCTCTTGTAGTCGATAGTACTTTTTTGCTGTTGAAAGATTGTGCGCCATCAGTTTCCGTGTGCTTCGTTACTGTCGCAGGAGCTGTGCGTGGTGGAGACGGCTGATTTCCTGAACAGGGTAGAACTTGGCGCTCTCTCCAGGTCCGCTTTTTTCCAGATGGACTTTATCGCCTTATTGATCTGACTTGAGGCCATTGGTTCGCCGTTGAAGGACAAAAATAAGCAACTGTCTGGACTATTACTTGATCCAGTCACTTGTGAACGTACTTCCCGGACGAAAATGTCTAACCAGCTTTTAAGCTTTAAGCTCAAAACGATCTTTGCGGGGCCATGGGTAGACAAAGTTTTGCTCCTCATTACAAGAACGACATAATCGTCATTCTGTTTTGACATACTGGTAAATTCTCCTAGCGTGATATTTGCCAGAGGACCAGCTCTATTGGCGTTGTCAATCGAGATTTCAACTAGCAAAAAGTCACGAATCAGGGTGTACTGCGTCTGCGTCAAGATTATGTTGTGGGCGCCGGCTAGCTGGCCTAACAGAGAAATCGCATCTCTAGAAGCTTTGCTTCTTTCAAACTCGCTGATTTGTTGAGGAGTTATCAGAGCTTGAAAGTCCTGTGTCATCTTCTCCCAATGGCGCTTGGAGCTTTCTACCCGATATGACGAGGACCACCGTGCGACTTTATCTTTCAGGGATATTATTTTCTCCTTTGAAACAGATACGCCAACAACACCTGCTAAAGTGAATGAGTAGAAGTGGCGAAGACTCATTAAGTACGATTGGGTAGTTTTCGGAGTGTAAGTGTTTTTGGCGTGGTCCTCGAGAAACCTGTCATTTATGAGGCGTTCATCAAACAACGACAGCACTTCATGCTTTTCATCAATTGTATGCAAGAGCTTGAAAACCTGCTTGGTATGCTGTTGACTGGTTTTGTGGTCCAACTTCCCGCCATCGGCAGACTGAAGCCAAGTCTCGAAGCCGCGAAGCTCATAAGGCATACCATTGTCTGGTGTTTCTACCGactcgtcatcatcgtcatttgTTTCTTCGTCACTGCTGATCACCTCTACTTTTATGGAAGGAAACGGACACTCTAATGGATGGCCATCGCATCGAGTTGACCTAGGTCTTTCGTGATAAGGTTTTCGGTATGCACCCTTCACATGTCCTCTTACTCTTAACATGGCCTCTTTGTAATCTTTGGACCCTGGAATTAGCTGGTGCACTTTCTTTAAATGAGGGGGAAGACGTTTCACTAGTGAGGTACACCCAGGAAGGGGACAGTAACGATAATGGTGGTAATCTCTAgacttttttccttcttttttttccttgtagACTTCtgggtttgttttctttttctttttaggaACTTTGCTGGAGTCAGAGTATGTGTAGTTCTTCCTTAAACCAAACCGTGCTAGAGCAGTCCGAGAATGTTCTTTAGCCCAGCCATGAACTTCTTCAAGATGACAAGGGATATGGTGAACGACCGAGTGACATGTAGGTAGAGGACATGGCTTTTTTTGTCGCTTTGATTTACCCTCAGATTGACCAacttttccctctttttttccctctctttctTTTTTGGAGTCCTAGACAatggttggaaaaaaaaaaagttacttttTGACGTGTCTCGTGGAGTTTCCTTAGGTATTGTGTTTTGTTGTAGATGTTGTAAACGTTTATGAGGTGAATTGTTTCTCAAACTTCGGAAGCACAAGCAAAATTCTTGCCCACACCATAAAACGTTTAGCTAGAGGATGGAAGGGGGCGAGGAGATGGAAACCCTATTACGTTTTTTACTCTGTAAAGACAAGGTAAAATAATTAACTTTACATATAATACGTGTTGGCCATCTCCTTGCTCTACAAGTTGACCTAAGGTGAGTGGGTCTGCCATGACAATGGATTCCACTCTTCTTTATTTCATGAGAACATGATAGAAATTGTTTTATAGTCAGAAAGCTActggaatgaaaaaaaattataccaTTTATTCGCGGTACCGAACTTTTGAATAAGGAATCATGCCGAAAATGATGAATTTTGAGCAGGCCAGTCTGCAATTATGCAGTTGTAATATCATGGACACATAATTGACACGGGAAAGCTTTTGTGAACAATAACTGAACGGCTACTGAAAGTTTAAGCATCATAGActaaaacctctatcaataaatttcccaaaatgggcgtgtAGCATCAATACCCTCTCCCCTTCTACATCCAAGGGTTAAGATTCAATTTCATCCAGTCTTAATCGCTTTAACACATCTGCTATTTTTGCACTTAGATGGGGAGTGGAAACCCATCCTCCTATCTAACAATAAAAGTCCTTAATTAATTCGATaaaaaaataatctttatttgaATAAATAATCACTCATTTAAATTATCAGTTAAAGATCAGTCAGTGTTgttgttaaagtggtactatgacgaaaatcgcatctttcctatctaagccattttgaaacatgaacaagtagtctgcgtcagaagaaaaatgctgtttacttttttcaaatatctcttttcgttccagagatattcgagtttttaaaatatgcaaattagccaagtgatgacgtcatacactcaaccatattttgttcaaataatgatgaaaagagatatctcagccaatttgtatcagaaatttttgattttttgcagtaagattctactaaatgttctcaaaatatgagcttaacagttctgttaccatagCATCAGactaggttccagacctcccccatattaaaagcttttctggccacctttcgCGTTCCTTTTTGatatatgcatgatccagcaagcatataaatgttagctcgagtttgtggtcttgtttaacatttttcaagctgaaaatcactaacatattgaaatcaagtggggactgcaaaagagtgagttgccaagggaacagaattttttatagccatatgTAGGTGAgttttctgtagaactattagactaccaagtttcaatggtctgcgctgcaaattggccaaggtagctctatttatatactcaagataatattgggttgagtgtatgacatcatcagtcatctcatttgcatattttacccatttttcaaactgaaatatctccagaactaatgaagatatttgcaaacgtaaatggcgtttttgttctttcatggaattctatgtgatacactcaaaaaatcaagaggtaaaaatttgatcatagtaccactttaaaggaaAACGCTTTAATATCAGACATTCTGCTCGTTCCACCAAACAGAAATAATTCAACGttgaacattaattttgttccaCGTGTCTGGAGAAGTACATCCATATGGCCCTAATATGATCATCACTGGTGGACATGCAGTACGACAAAATAACTACTGACCTCGATTAATGAGTCCAAAgattcattttcactttttaagTCTTCTTCGTAAGAGCTACTACTATCACAATCTGGGTGATAACTTGCATCATCGCCACTGCTTTCCTAAACAAAGatgtaaaacaaaaacatttcttcagCAAAAGCCGTAGCTAGGACACTGCCAAAAACCTCCAAAAACAGCTgttctgattttaaaatagTGCACTTACTGAAATGTTGTTCTCAGTAGAATGAATCTTTTCTACTAATTTGCTAGCctaaaagaatgaaaaaggcCTTAATTAGAGAAATTGGTCATCAAATATTGAGAGAAGGGGACCTGGAGTAGGCTCAGTGTCGATAAGAAGCTGCATTTGGGTATTGATTGTTCCAAAGCATATTTTCCTCTAATTATAAAGAATTGGTTTTATACTACAGATGCATGCATACAGGTGGACACATGAAAGTTCACATATTTGAACTACAGAGAATGATACTAAGCTATGACTGTACTGATCAGTGCAGTTTTATATGCATATCTTATAAGTGGCACTGACAGTGAAAtttaaagcctgaaaaaattcaggcctGACAACAGGATTTGATCAgtcatacatgtagcttaatGTATCACTCtttgcagttcaaatatattaaCTTTCATGTATTCTCTTGTATTCTTTAACTTCCAATCTGGGTATATTACAAACTCAGAATAATTGacattagtaaaatccaactagtggtctattatcaatgctgcgttctgattggttgagctactagtaggctatttgttatagcccactactagcgaaaagcgccggctttgaaaaccaaaacaacaatttaagTCTAGCTTtgactagcgaaagatgttttgtctcgatatctttttgaccaactagttggattttactaaacaattattcctctcgccctcatggcctctgagtcaatagcccattcggccttcggcctcatgggctattgactcagagaccattcgggctcgaggaataattgttaattagctcccagatagctcagttggtactGTAACTGAGCACTCCACCGGTATCGCAGAGaccatgggtttgaatcctgttcAGGCcttgattttttcaggctttaatttcacattaaggagggtgcctactaattaaagatatttttgccccggtgtgggattatgcaggaaatgtagatcttaacaagcgatattgaaatccaaaaagaaaattgggggtaaccatgcatttttcaaagataattcatgaataatatttgtaaaaagctttaaaatacaaagcaatgtatggcattctttatCACactgaaacttaattatctctcaaaaatgcatggttaccccccaattttctttttgaataccaagagtatatacttactaagatctactttctccgcatatttttaaactgcgcaaaaatatccctgtattagtgagcatcagcgataggaaatccgagtatctggagatgtgcagaacatatgcgcaataacaatagtaggcaccgtccttaagttgtgTATATAACTGTGGTGATCAGGTACAGCTTCATGATGCATTGGGCACATGCAACTACTATCCTGCAGGGTTGGACGTTTggatatttaaatttttaattctAAGATATTGCTATGGGAGACCTTTAATTACTTGAATGCATGCCGGTGTTTCTTAAAAAATACATACGTCTAATTGCTTCATGTCTGCATCCAGCCATTGAACAGACATTTTACAACCTCTGCAGAAAGCAAGATAGGAACAAATATTCAACAGAAACTTAACAGAAAACTCCATAAACACCCCTCAAAAATGCATGTAAAAGTCTGTCAAACTGTGCTTGGGTCAGATCACACACAGAAGTTCAcacataatttaattttttatttgtagCTGACATTTCGTTGAGCAACCAATTGTATTGAATTAATTACTATGCTACATCATGATCAGTCTATATCATATTTGCAATCACTTGACTTCTAAGCACTTTTACAGCAAGAACGATGGTAGTGATGACAGTAATGATACTTCAAGGCAACATATTATGGCAACACCTGCCAGATTATAtacaataatattttattattgaaTGAGGTGTTTTAGTGATTAGCCTGAACAGTCAAGGCCAAGATAAATGTTACCAGCcaaaggctgaggctgataacacgTACTTGCCAAGACTGATTAATATTATGGTACatgtaataggactgagtggagacCAATTTGATCTGTAATCAAACGTCGAGCTAGAGGTGAGCCCGATTTGCTCATCATGAGTATTATGATTACAGACTGAATTAGATGACACAATGTCCTGTTAccaatatttttaatttaactAAACAATTACAATTTCCCACAAAAATAGAAGTTTCATTTGAAAAAGAGCTTTTGAAtagtcatttttattttttaaaatatcaaaattaaaaatacacaATGTATTGAATTGGTAGCTACGGCGATTGTAAACAATGTTTACAATGATTGAGGAATTTAGTGGAGAAAACTGTACATAATGTCTGTTACAGAATTGTTTTTCACTTTAATTAAACAAGAACTTCAATGTTGTCAGAAAATGAGTCAAGTGTTTTTTTCCTCATGagaatttagaaatacatgGATCTGTGTCAGCAGTAtaataatttgaaatttgatGGCTTATAATTACTAGCTACGTTTTCAGGGCTTTCAGTGGTCATTAAAATCAACAGTTTCTCTTTTCCATTTACCATGTGCAGGGCATACTTTCAGCAAATTGTTTCCTGAACACTTTAGGGTATATCCTCCTTCCAAATATGGATGATCGGGCTGGGAAAAATAGCTTTGAAAGTTTGACATTTTAGATGTTCTCACTTTACATGCACAAGCCACATCACCCATGAACTTGACATTGCCTTTGGAAATCACGCAGTGTGTCCACAATCTACCGGTAATTCACCAATCCCTtaacagattagtgaataatctgtaggttacagatttaactgtaggcttttaggcaatgagaagacagatggtgactacagTGTATAATAAACAGATTAATCGTATTTATGACAACATTCTCGACCGTGATTGACTGTCTGTGTGCCTGTTTGTCATGTAATTGGCAGGCAATCATATGGGTGTCCAATAACAGGTGTCTGATTTGAGCTGTTTGTAATTGGATAACCACATGATTTTCACATAAAATAAATGTCTCTGCCCAATAGAACTTTGCAAAagacattatttttttaattccaaaaTTTGTTACAGATACATGTACGATTAATTAGTGAATGGACCTGCATGCCATACAATATGGGGAGTAATCATACTCATATTTTGAAATCACTTGGTCCAATACTATTACCACCTATTTGTCACATAATTGGAGCGCTATCACATGGGTGTCCGATTATTTGAAAAAGTTCAAATCGGACACCTGTAATTGGATACCCACGTGATTTTCATGTCAATTACGCACGCTTCAATGGCTTCCTTAGCAATGTTTTCTACAGTTTCCAAAGGTTAGGATAAGCGCTACGGACGTTTTCGCTCAAAAGAAGTTCTTAGAAGACATTTTTAATTCCGAAATTTGTTATAGATATGATTAATTATTAATTGGACcgagtggagtacaattcagggaaTAATCGTGCTCGTAATTTCAAATCGACCTCGCGCTTCGCCCTCGTCCGATTTTGAAATTACTCGCACGATTACTgcctgaattgtactccactcgGTCAAATTACTATTACTAACTAAATCCATTTTGAAACCACTGGTTtttcttgcaatctgattggctctcagtaGTCTGATTTATTCATGAAtcacacaatttttttgtccTAAAAATTTGCATCTTTTTCTCAGCTAATGAGAATGGGACAGTAAAACAGCACACCCAATTAGATTTCAAGGCTAGTTTAAAGAAAGCAATAAAATTTCAGggaaatgaaagacaaaaagcCACTGTGTGCAGATTTTGCCACTGTTATTATAAGTGCCATCAATgcagttttttttcaaaacaattgacgaatttaattaaatacagtTTCTGAATGGCGATTATGAGTTCCTTCAGGCTAAAGAATTACTTTAAGGGAAGTTTCAAACTTACAGTGTCCATTTTGATAAACATCATGGCGATTTTTCTTCAACATCTTTTCGAGATCTGTTTGATACTGAGttcaaaaaaatacaaacaaacgAACACCACACGAGAATGAATTCAAAACCATGCATTTCAAGAAGGTAGATGTTTCCACGTTTCCGGTATCTTCAAAAGAAGCAATACAATCTTATTCAATCTGAATAAAACACAGTCGAAATACACCGGCTCCACAAAATAGTGATCTGAAGCTGGTGGCAGTCATGCTGTCACAGTGATGATGTGTATCCCCGCCGCATCCACTGGGCCTCGTGCACTTCACAACTCAAAAATACACCAAAGAATTTCAGAAGCAGCACCTTCCAATTCCTTTTCTAAAGACGACGAGAAGTCTCAGCATTTTCTGCAGAAGAACAGAAGACCTATGATCATTGATTCAGGCGACAATAACTGAATTGTTGTGCACATTTTAACCTCTGAACTGCGTGATCCTTTGTTTGAATAGGTTTCCACCACGTGACATCGTTGGAATGTAAACGGGTTTCCGGTTCCGCTAATTTTGACAAACCAGCTAAAAATGGATTTAACTAATAATGGTAATTGACTAAGTTGAGTCCAATTTGGCCTGAAATCATCCGTGTGAATTCAAAATCGAACAAGCACACAGCTGCGAGAGCTCGATTTAAAATCATAAGTAAGCTTATTAGAGACCAAACTTAGCACGATACGAAGTTCAATTACTATTAGTGAATATTTTGCCCATCAACTATGTAAAAGTACTTATAGAAAAAAATTTTAGATTAAGTTACAATTAACCATTGCTACGAACAGTTGAAAACAGTTGAAAGTACGCAATTTTCCCAGGATTCTCGTCGCACCTCGTCTTTTTTGATGTCAAGACcggttttaattaattaattaatttttatttatttatttatttattagtaGTATTGCCTTATCATTTGGGAGTACAAAATTAGAGGCCCTGTAGATAAGTGATGTGAGCTGAGGCAATCTCGAATAGGTAACCAACTATTCTTAATTAAAGAACTATCATCTATCAAAATGCTGCCAAACACCTGGGGGAGGGTCCAACAAACGCACTGCCATGTACCGGGTCAGAACATTTGTTCATGCTTCCAAGGGTTTAAAGGCAGTATACTTTTAAGGGTCCgtatttacaattatataaacCACAAAAAGATACGCTTTGATTCCATAAATTTTATACTTGTTTATTAATGACTACCAGTAATTAGACCTCACTTACAATTAAGCCACGCCCTCAAAAAATTAGGATCTAGATTGGGTGATTATCAGAGCTAAAGTCTTTTCTAAACAAGTGGATAAGTTAAAACGATATTACGAGTACGTCATCATCCTATCTTGCAAAACTATCTACAGCTGTTCAAGATAAACTGAGGTGTAAGCATCGGCGCGTGGTAACGCTAAAGAACACTATTGGAGCATCTAACAATCTTACCAAGATTTATCATTGTATCGTTTAAAAATAGTTTGCTCCTTAAAGATCTTTATTTCCAGATGCCtgctaaaaacaaaaacggCTTGATTTCATAAATTTTACATTGTTTAATTATGAGTATCAAAATACCTTAGCCACGCCTATAAagtttaggggggggggggggggtttacaCGCTAACACGCGGCTAACACAGAGATAACACACTCTTCAAATCAGTATGTAaaattacaaacatttgctgTGCTTAACTTGAAGTGTTGTGTCATTAATACAGATGGGTAAAATACGT
Proteins encoded:
- the LOC137983250 gene encoding uncharacterized protein, whose protein sequence is MFMAGSLTQRGCKMSVQWLDADMKQLDASKLVEKIHSTENNISESSGDDASYHPDCDSSSSYEEDLKSENESLDSLIEDSKKEREGKKEGKVGQSEGKSKRQKKPCPLPTCHSVVHHIPCHLEEVHGWAKEHSRTALARFGLRKNYTYSDSSKVPKKKKKTNPEVYKEKKEGKKSRDYHHYRYCPLPGCTSLVKRLPPHLKKVHQLIPGSKDYKEAMLRVRGHVKGAYRKPYHERPRSTRCDGHPLECPFPSIKVEVISSDEETNDDDDESVETPDNGMPYELRGFETWLQSADGGKLDHKTSQQHTKQVFKLLHTIDEKHEVLSLFDERLINDRFLEDHAKNTYTPKTTQSYLMSLRHFYSFTLAGVVGVSVSKEKIISLKDKVARWSSSYRVESSKRHWEKMTQDFQALITPQQISEFERSKASRDAISLLGQLAGAHNIILTQTQYTLIRDFLLVEISIDNANRAGPLANITLGEFTSMSKQNDDYVVLVMRSKTLSTHGPAKIVLSLKLKSWLDIFVREVRSQVTGSSNSPDSCLFLSFNGEPMASSQINKAIKSIWKKADLERAPSSTLFRKSAVSTTHSSCDSNEAHGN